The Nitrosopumilus sp. DNA window CATCTGCTTCCCCCTTGACTGATCCCCAAGGAAGTTTGTTGTTTTCAGGAACATACATTGTAGTAATTGTTTCCTCTAGACTTATTTTTTCATTAATTGGAGTAACTGTTACATGATTTGATTGAGCAGAAGTATCTGGAACTACCATCACTCCAAATACCGTCATGACTGACACAATTAACAAAATACTTAATTTGGTACTCATTTTGATTACATTATTTTGTAGTTACTTAAAAAATTTATCATTAATTTATTCCAATATATCTATGGTAGTTCTTCTTCAATATCTGAGCATGATTTATGAACCCACTGATCTTTTGAGTTTTTTAGTATCTCTTTACCTGTTTTAATTGCCTCTCCGCACTCTATACATTTTCCATTGAATCGGGCTTTCATGATTGTTGTATGTTTCTAACCTAATTTAACTAGTCCCATTTTTGCTTAAAATAGCCAAGATTTGGTAGTGATAATTAATTAGTACTAAAAATAACTCGGATGGAATTCACTTACTAAAATGAGCATATTTTAGGTTCGTTAGTTCATATCTGACTAAACGAGGGTTAGAACTTGTCTCAAAAAAAGTCCCAATTATAAATAAATAAAGTTCATAGTAATTTTGTTACATAAATTTTTCTGAAATGTTCTAATTATCTTGCAATTTGATGTTACATCTTCTCATAAATTTTTTCATTTTCATAATAGGTGCCACTCTATTATCTAGCAGATTTAACCCACTTTTTTTGGATCTTCAAATACGATGTATGACCACTATTGCAGAGTACCAAGACCATGTTCTAATACAAGTGCGATTTTTAAATTATCATCATCTTTAACATATCAAATTTTATGAGATCCAACTTAAACGATCTCTTAAATCATTGTTTTTCTTTTTGACTAGACTAGATCTCAAGTCCAAATGATTCTGCAATTGTAGAAAATTTCTGATATGATTCCAAGTACTGCCTCCCTTTTTGGGTAATCACAAATGTATTTTTCCCATCATATTCAATTCTATTGACCAAGTCACTTCCAATCAAATTTGACAGTAATTTCGATAACCTAGAATGTGATAAGTTGGCCTTAGAAATTAGTGTGGTTGTTTTGATTCCTTTCTGTCCTGACTCTTCAGTTGCAGTAAGAATGTCCCCTACAATTTGCATGCTTGTTCTGTACGAGACCATGAAAAGCATGCCAAATTCTCTATTATATAGATTGGTATTGCTTACCATTCATTACCATTCATTACCATTAATATATATACCCGTGTTAGAGTTACATGATATGAGCACACAAACTCAAACAAGCGATGTATATTCAACGTCCAAGCAAAATGTTCAAAAATACTTTGAAAATTTTTCAAAAATATCTCCTCAGTATTTTAAATCCATAACAGATTTGCAAAACGAATGCATGAAAACATGCGAAAAAACAATCAACGCTTCAATATCTGTACAACAAGAGTTTACAAAAAAAATTGGGATCACAACTGATATTCCTAGTACTACAACAACTGCAATTACAGATGCTAGCAAGCAAATTGTTCAGGCAAGTATAGTAAACAATCAATTTGTAAAAACAACAATTGATGCAACTGTACAGAACATTATGACATACAATAATAACATAAATGCATTTGTTGAATTAAATAAAAATATAATCCAGTCATGGATAACCCCATTCACACTAAAAAACTAGTGTGATTAATTTTCTTTTTTTCCTAATCAGCAATATATCTACAATCGTTAATTTTAGAAAAAATACTTCAAAGTTTTTTCATTAAAATTTATAAAAAAAATAAAATAAATTACAATTAAAAAAATATTTTAGAAAAAAAATAGTTTGGACTACGATGATTATTTTGATTAATTGAAATTAAATAAAGTGTGCTTTCTTTCTAATATTGTGTTTAAGATAAAGTAGTAATTTCTTTTTTACTTTGATCATCAGGATCATAGCCTCTCTTTTTGTGAATTGAGTCAATTACTCCTTTGGTAAACTTGTCAAATTTTTCATCTTTCATAGAATCTATTACCTCATCAACTGTTTTATTCATATCAATTTTTTTACATAGGCGATCAGCCTCAGAGCAATAGGATTCAATATATCTTTGTATGTAGTCATACTCTGAACCCTCAATCCCAATTTCCCGTCTTCTTTGGCTTAACCTTTCTCTCCAAGTTATACTCATTGTATCTATTTCTATTATAATTTATGGAATTTAAAGATATAAAGAATAATTCAAAAAAATTGCATTTTTCCATTGGGATTTTGCACTCCTGATTCCTTATGATTCTAAAATCTTACTCTTTCTTATCTTCTTGTATATTTCTTTTATGAATAATTAATTGATTTTTTTGTTAAAACCCTACTATAGCCATTCCAATAATTGCTCAAAATAATGAGTGAGCTGGTTTATACTCTAATGAAAATTCTGTTGTAAAATAAAGAGCAATTATGGCCATCATTTTATCTTAACCCCTTGTTGGTTCCAATCATCTCATAAGATTCTACATCGTATGGAATTTTATATACTTCTTGAAATCCTCCAGAAGAATAACCTCCAACATAGAGAAGACTATTTTCAGAGTCAGCTGCAATACTTGAGACAGTAAGATCTATGTTTTGCCTGTTCTCCCATGATTTGCCATGATCATCAGAGTATACAATCCCAAATGTTTTGACTGATGCAAACAATCTACCATTATCATCAAATGTTAATGCAAAAACTGTCATTCCTTGATATGTGTCAAGTTGAGTCCATGTTTGGCCACTGTCATCCGACTTGAAAATACCGTTACCAGTACCTGCATAGATTAGTTTAGAATTATCAGGAGAAATTGCCAAAGATAAAATATATTCTGGATATTCTAGGTGTTCCCAAGTTTTTCCAGCATTAGTAGTCTTGAATAGTCCTCTTGCACCGCTATCAAAACCAATTATGATCTCAGGATTTTGTTTACTTATTGCCATGGCGTGAAAGTCAACTGGTGGCTCGATTACATTGGAAACAGATTCCCAAGTAATACCGCCATCACTGCTTTTTATCAATCCTGTGTTTCCTCCAGTAGATGGATGGCCACTTGCATACAAAGGAATTCCTGGAATTGGCGGTGCGCTAAATGCCATATAGTCAGATCTTACCTTGTCCACTTTAATTGGAGGTCCGCTGTTAATGCTTTGGTAAAAATCGCCATGTGTTGCAATATATAAAATAGAATGATCTGAAGGATCCAACCCCACACCATGAACATGACGCCAGTCAATTATTCTGAGATCATCTGATTCAACCTTACTGGTATTTGGAGTATCTGAAATTTGAGACGAACCAATTAAAACAATTGTAACAATAACAATCAATGCAATGCCGGCAAATAATTTTCTTGAGATCATGTTTTACAGACAGTCTCAGGAGATTAAGATGATATTTGTATTTTATTCCACATGTAATCTTGCAAACTTACCATTGGATATTCGATAAGCAAATCATAGATTTATGATATAAGGTCACATCTTATATCCAAGATATGTCGATTTTACAATTGTAAAATCTACTATTGATGTATCTGATTGTCTATACTATGATGAAATAGAATGTATCTAAAACAAATACACAAATCAAACACAATGCAAGACATCACCTACTAGGGGATAAAGGTCTCAGTTGGAGTCATCTTCATCGCATACGGAATACAGAAATTCGATCCAATATGGAAACAATACCTAATCGGTTTTGGATTACCTCCCAAACTGTAAATCCCGATAACTGGAATGACTATCAAAATCTTTTCTGTAATCATTCCTGTCTAAATATTGAATTATTTTCCTGCAGAATTGATTGTCTCTTTCCAAATTGTCTTGATGCAAAGATTGCGATAAATATTGACAATATTAAAATCAAAACTACAACTGTACCAAACTCTGGAATTGTATTGTTTTGATATGCATGATTCAGATTGCTGTAACTTGCACCTGGTACAAATCCCCCTCCCATAACATAGATTGTATCACCTACTGTAGATGAGAACAATCCTTGTCTTGGTACAGGCAGTGGCTGCAACGTATACCATGTGTCCTCTTCTGGGATATATGCCTCGTTTTCATCAAATGTTTTGACCGTGTCCTCTCCTCCAAATACAAAGATCACCCCATTAAGTTCAGATGCAGTAATACCGTTTCTTGCAGTAGGCATTGGTGTCAAGGTTTCCCAAGAGTCACTTTGAGGATCATAAACCTCATTGACATCTAGATTTCCGATCCCTTTTGCAAAACCTCCTATGACATACATCTTTTCATCAATCACAGAAGTTGCAAAATGTTCTCTTGCAGTAGGCATACTGGCTTTTGTTTCCCAAGAATCTGTATTCGGATCATACTGTTCAACTATACTGTATGTTTCATCACTTCCAAATCCCCCAACAGCATAAAGTTTGTCTGAAATAAATTCTGCAGACAACGCACCTCTTGCAGTAGGCATATTCTCTCCAAAATCCCATGTGTCTGTATCTGAATCATAAATCAGTAATACACTTGATGCAATCCAGTTACCTGTGTATCCTCCTATGACATAGATTTTTCCTTCATGCGATACTGCATCCATGTGATGGAGTGTCAATGGGATTGGAGATGCATTCGTCCATGAATCAGTTATAGTGTCATAAACAAAAACTGTACTTGTATCCTTATCGTTGTTGTCCAGACCTGCAATGACATAGACCCTATCATTGAGAGTTACTGCAGCACTAGATGTTCTGCGTTCTGGAAGTTCAGACATATTGTTCCATGATTCGGACGGTTCATGTTCCTCGGCAAGGGATTCAGGCAGTGAGAACAATACAAAACAAATGGATAATATTATAATTGTAAATAGTGATTTTTCTTTTATTCTACATGAATGAAATTTTCTAATCTTGAGTATCATGGATGCATCATTTGATGTGTACTATTACCTTTCATCAAATCCTGCATTTTTTTTATGTGTTGTTTGATTAGTTCCATCATTTTTTGATTGAATTGTGTTTCATCTAGTTTCTGTGATCGAAGTTCTTGGAATTGCTTTGTATGTTCAATCATTAATTCAATCATCTTGTCTCTGGTCTGTGGATCTTCTGCCATTTGCGTTATCATACTATCGTTCATCATTTCTTTGCCCATCATACCTTGACTGTTTTCTGAACCCATCAAATTTCTCATATGTTCCATCATTTCGGCATTTTCTGTCATGTGACCCATCATTTGCAGTCTCATTTGATCATCATTCATCATAACGGATAACATCTCCATCGTAAAATCATGATTGCTCCTCATAATCTGGGCCATCTGCCCTGCATGCTCTGCACTTGACATCCATTCCTTCATCTGTTCAGGGTTTTGCCTCATGTGGGATATCACTTGATTCCTGCCCTCCTGACTCTCCAAAAACTGATTCATCATCTGCTGTCTGGAATTAGGATCCTGCATTGCTTGTTGCATCTGTTGCGGTGACATTGCATCAAGGTTCATCGAATCTGGCATGCTGTTACTCTGTAATGCGGCATATCCTATTCCAATACCTGCAATGAAAACACCAACTACAATTGCAATCCATGTCATCTGATTAGTCATATCTATACGATAATACTAATCCTGGCATATTAAATAAAACCATTTACATTTGTAAAGTCACATTACTCCATTAGATTTCTGGTGATGGACTCAATTTTTCCCTTGAATTTTTCTTTGTACATTGTTTTACATGAAGTACAGCAGAAAAACCACATGGCTTATTCATCTGACACAACATAGAGAGCACATTATAAAATAGATCACTGATTAATCTATCTCATGTGTTTTTTGTACATGTTCAAAAGGATTTGTAAACAAGTGAACGTCGCTACCAATCCAACTTCTGTCATGGAATATTTAATATAAAATTAACAATAAACATGATGGTATCAAAATGAAAAACTTGTTTAATTTAATATTATATAATCTGATAAATTTTCATTGTCATCCTGCTCTACTTTATTGAGTATGTAACCATACTAATTTCAAATTGAACATATATGATACAAGATCAATTTCATGTACAATTTGTAAACAAGTATTGGTAAAGTTGACTATGATACAGAAATTATCCGTTTAAAATGTGTTCAGTGCTTAAACACTACTCATGTTAAAGCCAAAATATCTTTACATAATTTCTCATTATCTATTATTCTATGTTTAAATTAAAACAATTCAATTGTAAGTGCCAAAAATACTATTGTCTAAATTCAGTTTTTGATCAAAACAAACTTTGTGCTGAATGTTTTTATGGAATACATGAGGTTGTAAAGAATTAAATCAATTCAACATGTTTTACGTATTATTTATAGCAATTATGAATAGTAACTCCTGATATTGCAGAAACATTTGAGATCTTTTGTTGGTACAAATTCAAGATTGTTTTGATGCTTGTCAGTAGAGTATGGTGAATGCAACTGTATCTGGTTTTTTTCCTGCAGTTAATTTTCTCTTTCTTGACAACTCCATCGTTTGGAACTTTTCTGGAGTCAACTTACTACTCTACTTCGGTCTATGTGATGTGGGATTGTTTTATGCCCATCAAGAGTTTTTTTAACTATGGATTCAATGCTAATTGCTGCCTATGTAGTCTCTTTCTTACTATTCTTTTCAAATAAAATTTTGTTATTTTTTGTAATCTTTTCAATTCTACCAACTGGAATGGTTTCAAAGTTTTCAGATATTCTGATAAATTCAAGTAATGTTGTCTCGATGATTTTTTCAAAATCTCTGTAGAAAATTTTGTAAGTGTCTACCTCATTTCCAAAACGCGCTTTGCTGAAAATTTCATAAATCATTCCTTTTTTTGTCATACCTTACTTGAATTATTACAATAATTCAAAAATACTATGTTTTTCATGAACAGAATTTCAAGAGAAACGAAAAATAGTTGCTAACCTAAAAGAAACCATGAGAACTCTTCATCTTGAAAAAAAAGGATTACGAGGTTGGCAATATCTGAAAGCTTTAGACAACATACTGCAAACTCTATTTTTTCTGGTGTTGTAATGAGACGAGATTTTGTAATTGATGGATTCGTTTTTGGAACTGCCTCCATAGAAGGTGATGATGCTACCATGTTGTCTTGAAGATGTATGATGAACTCCAAAGACCAGATGTTGGTTATGTCTTGATTTCAGGATTGATAGTTTCAATGTTTAATATCATTGACATCAAAAAATTATATCATTCTTTGAAAATTCCGATAATTGGAATATCTTATAATGATTCGCTGGGTATTGAGAGTGCTCTAAAGTATCATTTCCCAGATTCATTCGAATCAAAAATTTCTTTATATCAAAAATTAGGAAAAAGAGAAAAAATTACATTAAATACATCTCATGATATTTTTATCAGAAAAGAAGGTTGTAATCTGATCGATGTAGAGTATCTGCTAAATGGATTGACATTATATGGTTCTGTTCCAGAACCTATACGTGTTTCTCAATTACTTGCAAAAACATTACTTCAGAAAAATTATCATTCTAAATTTATTGGGATCTCCATTATTCATTATTAATTGCAAGAGCGAAAGGTTCATAGTATTTATGAATCCGAATAAGATTAGTTATTTACATGGTTATACTATATGCAATCATAGGTGCAATCACTACTATTGGAGTTGTCTTACTTCGACATTATCTTGAAGAACGTAAAAAACAACCTAGAAATGATAAATTTTGTTATAGTTGTAATCTAAATTTTCCAAATAAATACAACGTATGTCCAAAATGTGGAATAAAATTTGGTAATTAAAATAATCTTACAACAACATAAATCCAGAAATCACCCTCACAGGGGTAAAAAATGGACGCAGTATTATTTATGATTGGCTCTAAACGTTAGATTCTCAATTCTTTTTTTTGATTTGAGCCACTGACGAGATTAGTCAATTTTCGTTAGATATCTACATAATTTCTACCCCTAGAGTTTTATCAATATGATAAATTACAATCAAAAAACTTTCATTAGATTTTTTTGAGAGTATTATTGTGGGCAATTCTTTTCCAGAAACTAAATTACGGATACGTATGAGCTCTCATGATGCACATTACGATGGGAATCTTGTTGATGGTGCACAAATTCTTAATCTTTTTGGAGATTTAACTACTGAATTAACAATTCAATATGATGGGGATGAGGGCCTTCTTCAAGCTTATGATAAAGTTGAGTTTTTAGCTCCAATATACAGCGGAGATTTTATTGAAGTCACAGGAAAAATTACTGAAGTCGGAAAAACTAGTAGAAAAATAAACTTCGAAGCATACAAGGTGATTTCTCCAAACAAAGGCAATACAAATGAAAGTGCTTGTGATGTACTTGATTCACCAATTCTTGTAGCAAAAGCAACTGGTACAAGTGTTGGTAATTCTAGAAAAACAAAGAAAAGGAAAATTTTAGATTTTATTTTTCTACTCTATCTCCTCTAAAGTCTCTTCCTATCATAACTAAATAAATTTTGAATGTACGGTGTTCTGATACTTGTAATGTAAAACATAGTTATCTTTTATTATTGCTGCTGATGAAAACAC harbors:
- a CDS encoding winged helix-turn-helix domain-containing protein, producing MVSYRTSMQIVGDILTATEESGQKGIKTTTLISKANLSHSRLSKLLSNLIGSDLVNRIEYDGKNTFVITQKGRQYLESYQKFSTIAESFGLEI
- a CDS encoding DUF99 family protein translates to MAISESFRQHTANSIFSGVVMRRDFVIDGFVFGTASIEGDDATMLS
- a CDS encoding 3-aminobutyryl-CoA ammonia lyase, coding for MSSHDAHYDGNLVDGAQILNLFGDLTTELTIQYDGDEGLLQAYDKVEFLAPIYSGDFIEVTGKITEVGKTSRKINFEAYKVISPNKGNTNESACDVLDSPILVAKATGTSVGNSRKTKKRKILDFIFLLYLL
- a CDS encoding DUF99 family protein; its protein translation is MYDELQRPDVGYVLISGLIVSMFNIIDIKKLYHSLKIPIIGISYNDSLGIESALKYHFPDSFESKISLYQKLGKREKITLNTSHDIFIRKEGCNLIDVEYLLNGLTLYGSVPEPIRVSQLLAKTLLQKNYHSKFIGISIIHY
- a CDS encoding DUF504 domain-containing protein produces the protein MTKKGMIYEIFSKARFGNEVDTYKIFYRDFEKIIETTLLEFIRISENFETIPVGRIEKITKNNKILFEKNSKKETT
- a CDS encoding galactose oxidase, translating into MILKIRKFHSCRIKEKSLFTIIILSICFVLFSLPESLAEEHEPSESWNNMSELPERRTSSAAVTLNDRVYVIAGLDNNDKDTSTVFVYDTITDSWTNASPIPLTLHHMDAVSHEGKIYVIGGYTGNWIASSVLLIYDSDTDTWDFGENMPTARGALSAEFISDKLYAVGGFGSDETYSIVEQYDPNTDSWETKASMPTAREHFATSVIDEKMYVIGGFAKGIGNLDVNEVYDPQSDSWETLTPMPTARNGITASELNGVIFVFGGEDTVKTFDENEAYIPEEDTWYTLQPLPVPRQGLFSSTVGDTIYVMGGGFVPGASYSNLNHAYQNNTIPEFGTVVVLILILSIFIAIFASRQFGKRQSILQENNSIFRQE